A region of Thermococcus barossii DNA encodes the following proteins:
- a CDS encoding V-type ATP synthase subunit H: MEDVIKQIVDAEKQAEERIERAKEEAKEIVLKAREEAKLLEKSIVEEAEKNAQSLIEKARLEGEEEARRILEEGDSEIEELKVRATNNFEKAISAGIALVRGS; the protein is encoded by the coding sequence ATGGAGGACGTCATCAAGCAGATTGTTGATGCAGAGAAGCAGGCCGAGGAGAGGATCGAGAGGGCCAAGGAGGAGGCCAAGGAGATAGTCCTCAAGGCCCGCGAGGAGGCCAAGCTTCTCGAAAAGAGCATAGTTGAAGAGGCCGAGAAGAACGCCCAATCCCTCATTGAGAAGGCCCGCCTCGAGGGTGAGGAGGAGGCCAGGAGGATCCTTGAGGAGGGCGATTCCGAGATCGAGGAGCTAAAGGTCAGGGCCACGAACAACTTTGAGAAGGCCATCTCCGCGGGGATAGCGCTCGTGAGAGGGAGCTGA
- a CDS encoding V-type ATP synthase subunit I: MFKPEEMVRIEVITLNRYKDSLLTYLHENGMVEIRELNVKIAQKDSPNEYHRKAASYSITISRLADFLKAYRKSSGGGIKEFIFPREKARKKYRYEGIERLIKDVEDFLSTVEPEIKAVEGKITATQTEIERIKGDIAILELLSALNLDVSYLKSTDMLEIVVGTVDRNKFKPLVEEVTKATENRAVIVSKELKDKVLAVFVFLKKDYERANPILAKYSLERLEVPEGEGTPRELIAVYEEKLRARKEELESAKKDAEMLAEKYYEDIVFYQELMENERDKSTVLPMLARTNMTFALTGWLPRSDVPKILEGIKRVTNGTAYINIREPTEEELDEIPIKLKNPGWARPFEMLTEMYGVPKYNEIDPTPIITFTYSFFFGFMLTDFMYGLIIAIIAALLVKGHKKFNDGTYKFAYTLLISSFFTMVMGVIFGSYFGNALDLAGFTVPRVWDTFQDALVVLQLALAIGIAHLFTGYTVGFIVKLRNGETKDAVLDQLSWMLIILGITFLFLAGRNPSLGMPGKALFGVGLVLFILSELKNGALAVLLVISDFFGFVGSWLSYARLMALALATAGIAMVINILVQMVWGISIGPVPIGILIGLILFVGGQLFSVAINALGAFVHSLRLQYVEFFGTFYSGEGKPFQPFRAKREVSELEFEA, encoded by the coding sequence ATGTTCAAGCCTGAAGAGATGGTCAGGATAGAGGTCATCACCCTCAACCGCTACAAGGACAGCCTTCTAACGTACCTCCACGAGAACGGTATGGTTGAAATAAGGGAGCTGAACGTCAAAATAGCCCAGAAGGATTCTCCCAACGAGTATCACAGGAAGGCAGCCTCCTACAGCATAACAATCTCAAGGCTCGCCGACTTTCTGAAGGCCTACCGGAAGTCCAGCGGAGGAGGCATAAAGGAGTTCATCTTCCCCAGGGAGAAGGCGAGGAAGAAGTACCGGTACGAGGGAATCGAGAGGCTGATAAAGGACGTTGAAGACTTCCTAAGCACGGTTGAGCCCGAGATAAAAGCCGTTGAGGGCAAGATAACCGCCACCCAGACTGAAATTGAGAGGATAAAGGGCGACATAGCGATACTGGAACTCCTCTCAGCGCTCAACCTCGACGTTTCGTACCTCAAATCCACCGATATGCTTGAAATCGTTGTTGGGACCGTGGACAGGAACAAGTTCAAGCCCCTCGTTGAGGAGGTCACTAAGGCCACGGAGAACAGGGCGGTGATAGTCTCGAAGGAGCTGAAGGACAAGGTTCTGGCGGTTTTCGTCTTCCTGAAGAAGGACTACGAGAGGGCCAATCCAATCTTGGCGAAGTACTCCCTCGAAAGGCTGGAGGTTCCAGAGGGCGAGGGAACCCCCAGAGAACTCATAGCGGTCTACGAGGAAAAGCTCCGCGCCAGGAAAGAGGAGCTTGAGAGCGCCAAGAAAGACGCCGAAATGCTGGCTGAGAAGTACTACGAGGACATTGTCTTCTACCAGGAGCTGATGGAGAACGAGCGCGATAAGTCAACCGTGCTCCCCATGCTGGCAAGGACCAACATGACGTTCGCCCTAACGGGATGGCTTCCGAGGAGCGACGTTCCAAAGATACTCGAGGGCATCAAGAGGGTAACCAACGGCACGGCGTACATCAACATCAGGGAGCCAACCGAGGAGGAGCTCGACGAGATACCGATAAAGCTCAAGAACCCCGGCTGGGCTAGGCCGTTCGAGATGCTCACGGAGATGTACGGCGTTCCCAAGTACAACGAGATAGACCCGACGCCGATAATAACATTCACCTACTCCTTCTTCTTCGGCTTCATGCTCACCGACTTCATGTACGGTCTCATAATAGCCATAATAGCGGCCCTCCTTGTCAAGGGGCACAAAAAGTTCAACGACGGCACCTACAAGTTCGCCTACACCCTGCTTATAAGCTCGTTCTTCACGATGGTGATGGGAGTTATCTTCGGCAGCTACTTTGGCAACGCCCTCGACCTGGCCGGCTTCACCGTTCCGCGCGTCTGGGACACCTTCCAGGATGCCCTCGTTGTGCTCCAGCTGGCCCTGGCGATAGGCATAGCCCACCTCTTCACAGGCTACACGGTTGGCTTCATAGTTAAGCTCAGGAACGGTGAGACCAAGGATGCAGTACTCGACCAGCTATCGTGGATGCTCATAATACTTGGAATAACCTTCCTGTTCCTCGCGGGCAGGAACCCGTCCCTCGGCATGCCCGGCAAGGCTCTCTTTGGAGTCGGCCTGGTGCTCTTCATACTCAGCGAGCTCAAGAACGGAGCACTGGCGGTCCTGCTGGTCATTTCGGACTTCTTCGGCTTTGTGGGCAGCTGGCTCAGCTACGCAAGGCTCATGGCGCTTGCTCTGGCAACGGCAGGAATAGCAATGGTCATCAACATCCTCGTCCAGATGGTCTGGGGAATAAGCATCGGCCCCGTTCCAATAGGCATACTCATAGGCCTCATCCTCTTTGTCGGCGGCCAGCTGTTTTCGGTCGCCATCAACGCCCTCGGAGCGTTCGTCCACTCGCTCCGTCTGCAGTACGTTGAATTTTTCGGGACGTTCTACTCAGGTGAGGGTAAACCCTTCCAGCCCTTCAGGGCAAAAAGAGAAGTTTCCGAGTTGGAATTTGAAGCTTAA
- a CDS encoding V-type ATP synthase subunit K (produces ATP from ADP in the presence of a proton gradient across the membrane; the K subunit is a nonenzymatic component which binds the dimeric form by interacting with the G and E subunits), whose translation MDPIVYVSLGAALAAGIAGAASAFGVGIAGAAAAGVVAEDERNFKNALILEGLPMTQSIYGLITLFLILMVSGILGGGFKFTDPTNMDNIVKSAILLGAGLTVGLTGLSAIPQGIIASASIGAVAKNPKTFTQGIIFSAMAETMAIFGLVGALIMIVTGVGF comes from the coding sequence ATGGACCCGATAGTTTACGTATCCCTCGGTGCGGCCCTTGCCGCGGGAATAGCTGGAGCAGCTTCGGCCTTCGGTGTCGGTATAGCCGGTGCCGCAGCCGCCGGAGTCGTCGCCGAGGACGAGAGGAACTTCAAGAACGCCCTCATCCTTGAGGGTCTGCCAATGACCCAGAGTATATACGGCCTCATTACGCTGTTCCTCATCCTGATGGTCTCCGGAATCCTCGGTGGCGGCTTTAAGTTCACCGACCCGACCAACATGGACAACATCGTTAAGAGTGCCATCCTCCTCGGTGCAGGTCTCACGGTTGGCCTCACCGGCCTTTCCGCAATACCGCAGGGAATCATCGCCAGCGCAAGCATCGGTGCCGTTGCCAAGAACCCGAAGACCTTCACCCAGGGAATCATATTCTCCGCCATGGCGGAGACAATGGCCATCTTCGGTCTCGTCGGCGCTCTGATCATGATAGTCACCGGAGTCGGCTTCTGA
- a CDS encoding V-type ATP synthase subunit E: MDGAELIIQEINREAEQKIQYILSEAQKEAERIKEEARKRAEARAEWILRKAQTQAETEKQRIIANARLEVRKKRLEVQEGLIQEVITALRERLAELPEEEYFPMLIDLTVKALEELGAESVVVRSNLKTLKLLESKLGEFRKTVAARIGRDVEISLGEPISTIGGVLVETPDGAVRVDNTFEARIDRFESELRAEIAKALFG; the protein is encoded by the coding sequence ATGGATGGAGCAGAGCTGATCATTCAGGAGATAAACAGGGAAGCGGAGCAGAAGATACAGTACATACTCAGCGAGGCCCAGAAGGAGGCAGAGAGGATTAAGGAAGAGGCGAGAAAGAGGGCCGAAGCGAGGGCCGAGTGGATACTGAGGAAGGCCCAGACCCAGGCGGAGACCGAAAAGCAGCGCATAATAGCCAACGCCCGCCTTGAGGTCAGGAAGAAGCGCCTTGAGGTTCAGGAAGGACTAATCCAAGAGGTGATAACCGCCCTGAGGGAGAGACTCGCTGAGCTCCCCGAGGAGGAGTACTTCCCGATGCTCATCGATCTCACGGTCAAGGCCCTCGAAGAGCTCGGCGCGGAGAGCGTGGTCGTGCGCTCCAACTTGAAGACGTTAAAGCTCCTTGAGAGCAAGCTCGGGGAATTCAGAAAGACCGTCGCCGCGAGGATCGGAAGGGACGTGGAGATAAGCCTCGGTGAGCCGATAAGCACCATAGGCGGTGTCCTGGTTGAGACTCCCGACGGGGCGGTGAGGGTGGACAACACCTTTGAGGCCAGAATAGATAGGTTTGAGAGCGAGCTCAGGGCAGAGATAGCCAAGGCTCTCTTCGGGTGA
- a CDS encoding V-type ATP synthase subunit C, producing MEAGAVSGILNTTLAVVFVWVGYKTAKIVWKYTPYSYPNARIKAMEAKLLTEQRFNELAESRTLQNFVVNLEDTDYKDYLTDVSAYTIEEIERALEKALAGTYELMIKILPKRVSPFFGLMLEEWDVRNIASVVKAKFAGDVAGDYVMEIGPMLPKVRAMAEAKTMEEILVILEGTPYEEPYQRLLLGEISLQEFETELYRMHYGKLLRYALSRKEDERVILEEFVRLKIDKTNILTVLRAKAAGMTAEEIRPLVIPGGSIKLDPLLHVDDLSMALAELDSTKYGKVIRDVREEVERDLSVLERVLERHILERMNELNRFYPLSVAAPLSYILQREREVRKLRAIAKLIEDGVHPERIKELAGDVA from the coding sequence ATGGAAGCAGGAGCCGTAAGCGGAATCCTCAACACGACGCTGGCGGTCGTATTCGTGTGGGTGGGATACAAGACGGCCAAGATAGTCTGGAAATACACACCCTACTCCTATCCCAACGCCAGAATAAAGGCGATGGAAGCGAAGCTCCTCACGGAACAGAGGTTCAACGAGCTGGCCGAGAGCAGAACCCTGCAGAACTTCGTGGTAAACCTCGAAGACACCGACTACAAGGACTACCTCACCGACGTTTCAGCGTACACCATCGAGGAGATAGAGAGGGCGCTTGAGAAGGCCCTCGCCGGAACCTACGAGCTGATGATTAAGATTCTCCCGAAGAGGGTCAGCCCGTTCTTCGGGCTCATGCTCGAGGAGTGGGACGTCAGGAACATAGCGAGCGTCGTCAAGGCCAAGTTCGCTGGTGATGTTGCCGGCGACTACGTCATGGAGATAGGTCCGATGCTCCCGAAGGTCAGGGCGATGGCAGAGGCAAAGACAATGGAGGAAATCCTCGTAATCCTTGAGGGCACCCCCTACGAGGAACCCTACCAGAGGCTGCTCCTCGGGGAGATATCGCTCCAGGAGTTCGAAACCGAACTCTACAGGATGCACTATGGAAAGCTCCTCCGCTACGCCCTGTCGAGGAAGGAGGACGAGCGCGTTATCCTTGAGGAGTTCGTCAGGCTCAAAATAGACAAGACCAACATTCTCACCGTCCTCAGGGCCAAAGCCGCCGGAATGACCGCGGAGGAGATAAGGCCCCTGGTAATTCCTGGCGGAAGCATAAAACTTGACCCGCTCCTCCACGTCGATGACCTGAGCATGGCGCTGGCCGAGCTAGACTCAACGAAGTACGGAAAGGTCATCAGGGACGTCAGGGAGGAGGTCGAGAGGGATCTAAGCGTCCTTGAGAGGGTCCTTGAGAGGCACATACTCGAGAGGATGAACGAGCTCAACAGGTTCTATCCGCTCAGCGTTGCCGCTCCCCTCAGCTACATCCTTCAGAGGGAGAGGGAGGTCAGAAAGCTCAGGGCGATAGCGAAGCTCATCGAGGACGGTGTTCACCCTGAGAGGATAAAGGAACTCGCGGGTGATGTTGCATGA
- a CDS encoding V-type ATP synthase subunit F produces the protein MKIAVLGDKDTALGFRLAGAHEVYSFDDTPLDMERLRNKLKELVERDDIGIILITERFVEKVELPEVTVPIILQVPDKSGSRLGEEAIKEIVRRAIGVELKR, from the coding sequence ATGAAGATAGCCGTGCTTGGCGATAAGGACACCGCGCTCGGCTTCAGGCTGGCCGGTGCCCACGAGGTTTATTCCTTCGACGATACACCGCTTGATATGGAGAGGCTCCGGAACAAGCTGAAGGAGCTCGTTGAGAGGGACGACATCGGAATAATCCTGATAACCGAGAGATTTGTCGAGAAGGTTGAACTTCCGGAGGTTACGGTTCCAATCATCCTTCAGGTGCCGGACAAGTCCGGCTCCAGGCTTGGTGAAGAGGCCATCAAGGAGATAGTTAGAAGGGCAATTGGTGTTGAGCTTAAGAGGTGA
- a CDS encoding ATP synthase subunit A: MGRIIRVTGPLVVADGMKGSKMYEVVRVGEMGLIGEIIRLEGDRAVIQVYEETAGIRPGEPVEGTGASLSVELGPGLLTAMYDGIQRPLEVLRELSGDFIARGLTAPALPRDKKWHFTPKVKVGDRVVGGDILGVVPETSIIEHRILVPPWVEGEIVEIAEEGDYTIEEVIAKVKKPDGSIEELKMYHRWPVRVKRPYKTKLPPEVPLITGQRTIDTFFSQAKGGTAAIPGPFGSGKTVTQHQLAKWSDAQVVVYIGCGERGNEMTDVLEEFPKLKDPKTGKPLMERTVLIANTSNMPVAAREASIYTGITIAEYFRDMGYDVALMADSTSRWAEALREISGRLEEMPGEEGYPAYLASKIAEFYERAGRVVTLGSDERIGSVSVIGAVSPPGGDFSEPVVQNTLRVVKVFWALDADLARRRHFPAINWLRSYSLYIDAIQDWWHENVDPEWRKMRDQAMALLQKEAELQEIVRIVGPDALPEREKAVLIVTRMLREDFLQQDAFDEVDTYCPPKKQVTMMRVILNFYEKTMEAVDRGVPVDEIAKLPVREKIGRMKFEPEIEKVAALIDETNAQFEELFKKYGA, translated from the coding sequence ATGGGAAGGATAATTCGCGTTACCGGTCCGCTCGTCGTTGCCGACGGAATGAAGGGCTCCAAGATGTACGAGGTCGTTCGCGTCGGCGAAATGGGACTCATAGGAGAAATAATCCGCCTTGAGGGTGATAGGGCTGTCATCCAGGTCTACGAGGAAACGGCAGGCATAAGGCCGGGCGAGCCGGTTGAGGGAACCGGTGCTTCGCTGAGCGTCGAGCTCGGCCCGGGACTGCTCACCGCGATGTACGACGGAATCCAGAGGCCGCTCGAAGTCCTCAGGGAGCTGAGCGGAGACTTCATAGCGAGGGGTCTTACCGCCCCCGCATTGCCAAGGGACAAGAAGTGGCACTTCACGCCGAAGGTCAAAGTCGGCGACAGGGTCGTCGGCGGTGACATCCTCGGTGTCGTTCCCGAGACCAGCATCATCGAGCACAGAATCCTCGTCCCGCCATGGGTGGAGGGTGAGATTGTCGAGATCGCCGAGGAGGGCGACTACACCATCGAGGAGGTCATAGCCAAGGTCAAGAAGCCCGATGGAAGCATCGAGGAGCTCAAGATGTACCACCGCTGGCCGGTCCGTGTCAAGAGGCCCTACAAGACCAAGCTCCCGCCGGAGGTTCCGCTCATCACCGGACAGAGAACGATAGACACCTTCTTCAGCCAGGCCAAGGGCGGTACCGCTGCAATTCCGGGCCCCTTCGGTTCGGGCAAGACCGTCACCCAGCACCAGCTGGCCAAGTGGAGCGACGCGCAGGTGGTCGTTTACATCGGCTGCGGTGAGCGCGGTAACGAGATGACCGATGTCCTTGAGGAGTTCCCCAAGCTCAAGGACCCGAAGACTGGAAAGCCCCTCATGGAGAGAACCGTTCTCATCGCTAACACCTCAAACATGCCCGTCGCTGCGCGTGAGGCTTCCATCTACACTGGAATCACCATAGCCGAGTACTTCAGGGACATGGGCTACGACGTGGCTTTGATGGCCGACTCGACGAGCAGGTGGGCGGAAGCGCTCCGTGAGATTTCTGGAAGGCTTGAGGAGATGCCCGGTGAGGAGGGTTACCCGGCCTACCTCGCGAGCAAGATTGCCGAGTTCTACGAGCGTGCCGGTCGCGTCGTCACCCTCGGAAGCGACGAGAGGATAGGCAGTGTCTCCGTCATCGGTGCAGTCTCGCCGCCCGGCGGTGACTTCAGCGAGCCGGTCGTCCAGAACACCCTCCGTGTCGTCAAGGTCTTCTGGGCGCTCGACGCTGACCTCGCGAGAAGGAGGCACTTCCCGGCAATAAACTGGCTCAGGAGCTACTCCCTCTACATCGATGCCATCCAGGACTGGTGGCACGAGAACGTTGACCCAGAATGGAGGAAGATGCGCGACCAGGCAATGGCGCTCCTCCAGAAGGAGGCCGAGCTCCAGGAAATAGTCAGGATCGTCGGTCCCGACGCGCTTCCCGAGAGGGAGAAGGCAGTGCTCATAGTCACGAGGATGCTCCGTGAGGACTTCCTCCAGCAGGATGCGTTTGATGAGGTTGACACCTACTGCCCACCGAAGAAGCAGGTCACCATGATGCGCGTTATACTCAACTTCTACGAGAAGACAATGGAGGCCGTTGACAGGGGAGTCCCGGTTGACGAGATAGCCAAGCTCCCGGTGAGGGAGAAGATAGGCCGTATGAAGTTCGAGCCGGAGATCGAGAAGGTTGCCGCACTCATAGACGAGACCAACGCTCAGTTTGAAGAGCTCTTTAAGAAGTACGGGGCGTGA
- a CDS encoding ATP synthase subunit B gives MPGMEYSTVSKIYGPLMIVQGVKGVAYGEVVEIETESGEKRKGQVLEAREDMAIVQVFEGTRDLDVKTTRVRFTGETLKVPVSMDMLGRVFNGIGKPIDGGPEIIPEDRRDVHGAPLNPVARAYPRDFIQTGVSAIDGMNTLIRGQKLPIFSGSGLPHNMLAAQIARQAKVLGEEEQFAVVFAAMGITYEEANFFKKSFEETGAIERAVLFLNLADDPAIERIITPRMALTVAEYLAFDYDMQVLVILTDMTNYAEALREISAAREEVPGRRGYPGYMYTDLATIYERAGRVRGRKGSITQVPILTMPDDDITHPIPDLTGYITEGQIVLSRELHRKGIYPPIDVLPSLSRLMKDGIGKGMTREDHPQLSQQLYAAYAEGRSLRDLVAVVGEEALSETDRKYLKFADRFEREFVAQRYDEDRSIFETLDLGWELLAELPESELKRVRKEYILKYHPKYRKREG, from the coding sequence ATGCCTGGAATGGAGTACTCGACCGTTAGCAAGATTTACGGGCCTCTCATGATAGTCCAGGGGGTCAAGGGCGTCGCCTACGGTGAGGTTGTCGAGATCGAAACTGAAAGCGGAGAGAAGAGAAAGGGCCAGGTGCTTGAGGCCAGAGAGGACATGGCCATAGTCCAGGTCTTCGAGGGAACGCGCGATCTGGACGTCAAGACGACGCGCGTCAGGTTCACCGGAGAGACCCTCAAGGTTCCGGTTTCCATGGACATGCTCGGCAGGGTATTCAACGGCATCGGAAAGCCCATAGACGGCGGGCCGGAGATCATCCCGGAGGACAGGCGCGACGTTCACGGCGCTCCCCTCAACCCGGTCGCGAGGGCCTACCCGAGGGACTTCATTCAGACCGGTGTTTCGGCCATAGACGGCATGAACACCCTCATCCGCGGCCAGAAGCTCCCGATATTCAGCGGTTCGGGTTTACCACACAACATGCTGGCCGCTCAGATAGCGAGGCAGGCAAAGGTCCTCGGTGAGGAGGAGCAGTTCGCCGTGGTCTTCGCGGCAATGGGTATCACCTACGAAGAGGCCAACTTCTTCAAGAAGAGCTTCGAGGAGACGGGGGCAATAGAGAGGGCTGTGCTCTTCCTCAACCTCGCCGACGACCCGGCAATAGAGAGAATCATCACCCCGCGCATGGCGCTCACGGTTGCGGAGTACCTCGCATTCGACTACGACATGCAGGTGCTCGTTATCCTCACGGACATGACCAACTACGCGGAAGCTCTGCGTGAAATATCGGCCGCCCGTGAAGAGGTTCCAGGCAGGCGCGGTTACCCAGGTTACATGTACACCGACCTGGCTACCATCTACGAGCGTGCCGGCCGTGTCAGGGGCAGGAAGGGAAGCATAACCCAGGTGCCCATCCTAACGATGCCGGACGACGATATTACCCACCCGATTCCAGACCTCACCGGCTACATCACCGAGGGACAGATAGTCCTCAGCAGGGAGCTTCACAGGAAGGGTATCTACCCGCCGATTGACGTCCTTCCGTCACTCAGCCGTCTGATGAAGGACGGTATTGGTAAGGGAATGACCAGGGAAGACCACCCGCAGCTCAGCCAGCAGCTCTACGCTGCCTATGCGGAAGGAAGGAGCCTCAGGGACCTCGTCGCCGTCGTCGGTGAAGAGGCCCTCAGCGAGACCGACAGGAAGTACCTCAAGTTCGCGGACAGGTTTGAGAGGGAATTCGTCGCCCAGAGGTACGACGAGGACAGGAGCATCTTTGAGACCCTTGACCTTGGCTGGGAGCTCCTCGCCGAGCTTCCGGAGAGCGAGCTCAAGCGTGTCAGGAAGGAATACATCCTCAAGTACCACCCCAAGTACAGGAAGAGGGAGGGCTGA
- a CDS encoding V-type ATP synthase subunit D has product MAELLNVKPTRMELLNLKRRIKLAKKGHKLLKDKQDALVMEFFTIYDEALSLREELGMKMAEAFAALQAAEIDVGTLRLREIGLSVKPNREVEIKRRNVMGVPVPLIEAESFRRSTNERGYALVSSSARVDLAAEKFEEVLDLAVRLAEVEETLKRLAKEIEVTKRRVNALEYIIIPRMEATVKFIKQRLDEMERENFFRLKRVKALIEARAQAEGS; this is encoded by the coding sequence ATGGCAGAGCTGCTCAACGTCAAGCCCACCCGTATGGAGCTCCTGAACCTCAAGAGGCGCATTAAGCTGGCCAAGAAGGGCCACAAGCTCCTCAAGGACAAGCAGGACGCCCTCGTCATGGAGTTCTTCACCATATACGACGAGGCCCTTAGCCTGCGCGAGGAGCTGGGTATGAAGATGGCCGAGGCCTTCGCGGCCCTTCAGGCGGCAGAGATAGACGTCGGAACGCTGCGCCTCAGGGAAATAGGCCTCTCCGTCAAGCCCAACAGGGAGGTTGAAATAAAGAGAAGGAACGTGATGGGCGTTCCTGTTCCTCTAATCGAGGCGGAATCCTTCAGGAGGAGCACCAACGAGCGCGGCTACGCACTCGTGTCCAGCTCGGCCAGGGTGGACCTCGCGGCCGAGAAGTTCGAAGAGGTTCTTGACTTAGCCGTCCGCCTGGCCGAGGTGGAGGAGACCCTCAAGAGGCTGGCAAAGGAAATAGAGGTCACCAAGAGGCGCGTCAATGCCCTCGAATACATCATAATCCCGAGGATGGAGGCAACGGTGAAGTTCATCAAGCAGAGGCTGGACGAGATGGAGCGCGAGAACTTCTTCAGGCTGAAGAGGGTCAAGGCCCTGATAGAGGCCAGGGCTCAGGCCGAGGGCTCGTGA
- a CDS encoding alanyl-tRNA editing protein — translation MTEKLFYKNAYLWEAGATVESVERAGRKVRVLLDRTIFYPEGGGQLSDRGVIAGEGFRITVEKVYGKDEIWHEGRLEGRLPEPGEPVRLLLDAEWRYENMRQHTGQHILSAVFKELHDANTTGFQIFEGYNKIEIDYPGELTWETILGVERKANAVVWSDLPVEVEVYDELPEELRRNLRKELSDKVRPPIRIVSIPGVDVIPCGGTHVKSTREVGLIKVVNFYRKSKKLWRVEFACGNRALKYLDELIADYWLSLDEMPNKNRPLAERVGELKAELEKLEGEKDALRRELWGWKARALLRDAKEINGIRVVSYLEDAPMKDAQAFVVNLVDKNPGTIALVAGENYVIFAKNRAVEGISMNDLLRAVLSEVGGGGGGSEVLARGGGFKVSREEVLNLARRMVMDYIK, via the coding sequence ATGACGGAAAAGCTGTTCTACAAGAACGCCTACCTCTGGGAGGCAGGTGCGACCGTCGAGAGTGTTGAGAGGGCCGGTAGAAAGGTGAGAGTCCTGCTCGACAGGACGATATTCTACCCCGAGGGCGGCGGCCAGCTCTCCGACAGAGGGGTAATAGCCGGCGAGGGCTTCAGAATAACCGTTGAGAAGGTCTACGGCAAGGACGAAATATGGCATGAGGGCAGGCTTGAGGGCCGTCTTCCCGAGCCGGGCGAGCCGGTCAGGCTTCTCCTCGATGCTGAATGGCGCTACGAGAACATGCGCCAGCACACGGGACAGCACATACTGTCGGCGGTCTTCAAGGAGCTCCACGACGCCAACACGACTGGCTTCCAGATATTTGAGGGATACAACAAGATAGAGATTGACTACCCCGGCGAGCTCACATGGGAGACAATTCTTGGAGTCGAGAGGAAAGCAAACGCCGTTGTCTGGTCAGATCTCCCGGTGGAGGTGGAGGTTTACGATGAGCTCCCCGAGGAGCTGAGGAGAAACCTCAGAAAGGAGCTGTCCGACAAGGTCAGGCCCCCGATAAGGATAGTTTCAATTCCAGGGGTTGACGTCATCCCCTGCGGTGGAACACACGTGAAAAGTACCCGCGAGGTTGGCCTGATAAAGGTCGTCAACTTCTACCGGAAGAGCAAGAAGCTGTGGAGGGTGGAGTTCGCCTGCGGAAACAGGGCGCTGAAGTACTTGGATGAGCTCATTGCTGATTACTGGCTGAGCCTTGATGAGATGCCCAACAAGAACCGTCCGCTGGCCGAGCGCGTGGGAGAGCTGAAGGCAGAGCTTGAGAAGCTGGAAGGTGAGAAGGACGCCCTCAGAAGGGAGCTGTGGGGATGGAAGGCCAGGGCGTTGCTGAGGGACGCCAAAGAAATCAACGGGATCAGGGTGGTCTCTTACCTTGAGGACGCCCCCATGAAGGACGCCCAGGCGTTCGTCGTCAACCTCGTTGACAAGAATCCGGGGACCATTGCCCTCGTGGCCGGTGAGAACTACGTGATATTCGCCAAGAACAGAGCAGTAGAGGGCATCTCCATGAACGACCTTTTGAGGGCCGTTTTATCCGAGGTCGGAGGCGGCGGTGGGGGCAGCGAGGTTCTGGCGAGGGGCGGTGGTTTCAAAGTGTCACGGGAAGAAGTCCTAAACCTCGCCCGCAGGATGGTCATGGATTACATTAAGTGA